One Acropora palmata chromosome 2, jaAcrPala1.3, whole genome shotgun sequence genomic window carries:
- the LOC141874298 gene encoding centrosomal protein 20-like isoform X1 — protein sequence MTTVDELKNVLKETLENRGVLGQIRARVRAEVFGALDDQSEPRPSLSNENLLINELIREYLVFNKYKYTESVLLAETGQPMEPMDRTFLIQELNIADEQESSPSMPLLYGILSHFLQGNHSEGGRLRGLREHSLSSQLHSQADKRLRRNPGGLLPVRDEADEGRVDSRLVHQPEPVMVRGGR from the exons atgacgaCTGTGGATGAACTTAAGAATG ttttgaaagaaactttggAAAACAGAGGTGTCCTTGGTCAAATTCGGGCTCGCGTTAGAGCAGAAGTGTTTGGCGCTTTGGATGACCAA TCAGAACCAAGACCTTCATTGTCTAACGAGAACCTGCTAATTAACGAGCTGATCAGAGAGTATTTGGTCTTCAACAAATACAAGTACACAGAGTCAGTGCTTTTAGCAG aaacagGTCAGCCAATGGAACCAATGGATAGAACATTTCTTATCCAAGAGCTGAACATCGCTGATGAACAAGAGTCCTCACCATCCAT GCCTCTTTTGTACGGCATTTTGTCACACTTTCTTCAGGGAAACCACAGTGAAGGTGGAAGATTGAGAGGGCTGAGAGAGCACTCATTGTCATCTCAACTTCATTCTCAAG cTGACAAAAGATTAAGGAGGAACCCAGGAGGTCTACTGCCAGTTCGAGATGAAG CAGATGAAGGCAGGGTTGATTCAAGACTTGTTCATCAGCCTGAACCTGTTATGGTTCGTGGAGGAAGATGA
- the LOC141874298 gene encoding centrosomal protein 20-like isoform X2: protein MTNLFNLQSEPRPSLSNENLLINELIREYLVFNKYKYTESVLLAETGQPMEPMDRTFLIQELNIADEQESSPSMPLLYGILSHFLQGNHSEGGRLRGLREHSLSSQLHSQADKRLRRNPGGLLPVRDEADEGRVDSRLVHQPEPVMVRGGR from the exons ATGACCAA TTTGTTCAATCTGCAGTCAGAACCAAGACCTTCATTGTCTAACGAGAACCTGCTAATTAACGAGCTGATCAGAGAGTATTTGGTCTTCAACAAATACAAGTACACAGAGTCAGTGCTTTTAGCAG aaacagGTCAGCCAATGGAACCAATGGATAGAACATTTCTTATCCAAGAGCTGAACATCGCTGATGAACAAGAGTCCTCACCATCCAT GCCTCTTTTGTACGGCATTTTGTCACACTTTCTTCAGGGAAACCACAGTGAAGGTGGAAGATTGAGAGGGCTGAGAGAGCACTCATTGTCATCTCAACTTCATTCTCAAG cTGACAAAAGATTAAGGAGGAACCCAGGAGGTCTACTGCCAGTTCGAGATGAAG CAGATGAAGGCAGGGTTGATTCAAGACTTGTTCATCAGCCTGAACCTGTTATGGTTCGTGGAGGAAGATGA